The genomic region TTTAGAAAGATGTAAATCTGCAAAAGATGGATTATTTCTGATTACCGAATTACTAGAAACTTACGGGCAAGATGCGTGCGGAGGGTATGAAAATCAGTCTTTCTTTTATCATAACAGCTTTATCATTGCCGATAGAAAAGATGGATATGTCTTAGAAACTGCGGATCGTTACTGGGTAGCAAAAAAAATAGATTCTTTTTATGCCATTTCGAATGGACTCACCATCGGTTCCGATTTTGAATATTCATCACCTAACTTAATAGAGAAACTCCGAAAAAATTCGAACCAAGAATTTTCTTTTAAAGACCATTTTAGCGATCGGTTTTTTACTTATATGAGCCATTGCAAAGACAGACGAAATTTACATCAAAAGACTGCAGAAAGTTTAGAGCAGGAATACGCTAGTTATACAACGAAACTTGCTATGGATACTTTAAAAACCCATTCAATCGAAAACGATGAATTTGAACCGTCTTCCTCCTCAATGAAATCATTATGTTTGCATGCCACAGGGCCCACTACACCAAACCAAACTAATGGAAGTTTGGTTGTTGAATGGGATACCTCTGAAACAAACCAAGATCCACTCAGGGTATTTTATACAGGAACATCCACACCATGTTTAAGTTTGTTTAAACCATTTTATTTTGGAACAAAAAACTTCATTGATTCTTCAAGTTTATCATCAAACAAAAATTATTCAGAAACTTTATGGTGGTTACACGAATCAATTGCAAGAAAATCCAACTTTGATTACCAAGCAGTTCGATCGATTTT from Leptospira meyeri harbors:
- a CDS encoding C69 family dipeptidase; this encodes MCDTSLATEKFTKTQKRIFAKNSDREPNEAQSILHVPRLEHKKGSKLRTTYIEIPQTPVTYEVFLSKPFHMWGAEMGVNEFGLCIGNEAVFTNLKIPKKNNGLTGMDLIRLALERCKSAKDGLFLITELLETYGQDACGGYENQSFFYHNSFIIADRKDGYVLETADRYWVAKKIDSFYAISNGLTIGSDFEYSSPNLIEKLRKNSNQEFSFKDHFSDRFFTYMSHCKDRRNLHQKTAESLEQEYASYTTKLAMDTLKTHSIENDEFEPSSSSMKSLCLHATGPTTPNQTNGSLVVEWDTSETNQDPLRVFYTGTSTPCLSLFKPFYFGTKNFIDSSSLSSNKNYSETLWWLHESIARKSNFDYQAVRSILLPALIGLQESILNNSKEFLSPQKKEEVQWRFLKDHVNVLKKIDEELIRSKIGTSRWQNPFFQLYWSGQNKKLGIPFR